One region of Primulina tabacum isolate GXHZ01 chromosome 1, ASM2559414v2, whole genome shotgun sequence genomic DNA includes:
- the LOC142545579 gene encoding preprotein translocase subunit SCY2, chloroplastic, giving the protein MAATLLRPLPNLYVQGRKSSQNFDFHSQRLSRHFFHPVAVPSKLSGRGSCLLRNYDFLRKNKGLVLLDCLSRESLNVRASSTESINLEQFISKQDYGEKVVLNTNNNIDKSEVVGPRPEAFRNRFLNFVQFGSIINDAAESFFKSEIRRRLFVTAVLIVMSRLGYFIPLPGFDRRLMPENYLSFVSGSVDELGDLTPELKLSLFQLGISPQIAASILMQVLCHVVPSLVKLRKEGLDGHEKIKSYIWWISLGFAMVEALVLSCYSLPYSIYAASHRVKHLMYTTWFLVCGAMTMTWICDKITESGFGQGSSLIICVSILTGYTDTLYKMLTQISGSSVSWWPYVLAVLGVFTVVTMWAVVVTEGCRKIKLQYYGFKLASAARDDSPITEVEPYIPFNINPSGMQPVLTTSYLLAFPSIVASVLGSRFWEHVKDILNPDTPRGAEPWVYYSIYAFFVFLFNIFDIANMPKEIADYLNKMGARIPNIKPGKATIEYLTKIQASTRFWGGLLLSVLATSSTILDHYLRRVNEGFSIGFTSILIIVGSIIELRRSYQAYNVMPNLSKALRRYGL; this is encoded by the exons ATGGCAGCTACTCTTCTCAGACCTCTACCCAATTTATACGTTCAAG GcaggaaatcttcccaaaacTTCGACTTCCACAGTCAAAGATTATCAAGACATTTTTTTCACCCGGTGGCAGTGCCTTCCAAGTTAAGCGGAAGAGGGTCATGCTTATTAAGGAATTATGATTTCTTGAGAAAAAATAAGGGGCTTGTGCTACTTGATTGTTTATCAAGGGAGTCATTAAATGTAAGGGCATCATCAACAGAATCCATAAATCTTGAGCAGTTTATATCCAAGCAGGATTACGGGGAAAAGGTGGTTTTGAATACGAATAATAATATTGACAAGTCGGAAGTTGTAGGGCCGAGGCCCGAGGCTTTTAGGAATAGGTTTTTGAACTTTGTACAGTTTGGTTCCATCATTAACGATGCTGCGGAATCTTTTTTCAAGAGCGAGATAAGGAGGAGGCTGTTTGTGACTGCTGTCTTGATTGTGATGAGTCGTCTCGGATACTTTATTCCCTTACCGGGGTTTGATAGGAGGTTGATGCCCGAGAATTATCTCAGTTTCGTGTCGGGTTCTGTTG ATGAGCTCGGTGATTTGACTCCAGAGCTTAAGCTCTCTCTTTTTCAGCTTGGAATCAGTCCTCAAATAGCAGCATCAATTCTTATGCAG GTGCTTTGCCATGTAGTTCCTTCCTTAGTGAAGCTGCGGAAAGAAGGCTTAGATGGTCATGAGAAGATCAAGAGTTATAT ATGGTGGATCTCCCTTGGCTTTGCAATGGTGGAGGCCCTTGTGCTTTCTTGTTATTCCCTCCCCTATTCTATTTATGCAGCCAGTCACAG GGTAAAGCACCTGATGTACACTACTTGGTTTCTGGTGTGTGGAGCGATGACAATGACTTGGATTTGTGACAAGATAACAGAGTCTGGATTTG GTCAAGGATCATCTTTGATTATTTGTGTCAGCATTTTGACTGGATATACAGATACATTGTACAAGATGCTAACTCAGATCTCTG GAAGTTCTGTGAGCTGGTGGCCTTATGTACTTGCAGTATTAGGTGTCTTCACCGTAGTCACTATGTGGGCGGTTGTTGTTACTGAGGGTTGCCGGAAGATCAAGCTGCAATACTATGGTTTTAAACTCGCTTCTGCTGCCAG AGATGATTCTCCTATCACTGAGGTGGAGCCTTATATTCCATTCAACATCAATCCTTCTGGAATGCAGCCTGTTCTCACTACATCATATCTCTTGGCATTTCCAAGCATTGTTGCAAG TGTCCTTGGTTCACGCTTTTGGGAACATGTGAAAGATATCCTGAATCCTGACACACCTCGCGGTGCAGAACCATGGGTTTACTATTCAATATATGCATTTTTCGTGTTCCTGTTCAACATATTTGATATC GCCAATATGCCGAAAGAAATCGCTGATTATCTGAATAAGATGGGTGCCAGAATTCCAAATATAAAGCCCGGAAAAGCTACCATTGAGTATTTAACAAAAATCCAAGCTTCAACACGTTTCTGGG GGGGTCTGTTACTAAGTGTTTTAGCAACTTCTTCTACCATTCTTGATCATTATTTACGACGGGTTAATGAAGGCTTTTCCATAGGGTTCACTTCTATTCTAATCATT GTGGGTTCAATAATTGAATTGAGAAGATCCTATCAAGCCTACAATGTAATGCCTAATCTCAGCAAAGCATTGAGGCGGTATGGGCTCTAA
- the LOC142545587 gene encoding general transcription and DNA repair factor IIH helicase subunit XPD has product MKFQIEDVTVYFPYDNIYPEQYEYMIELKRVLDAKGHCLLEMPTGTGKTIALLSLITSYSLSKPSSSLKLIYCTRTVHEMEKTLAELKFLYKYQVQMLGPSAGILALGLSSRKNLCVNPNVLSAENRDSVDAACRKLTASWVRAMAIENRNVPTCGFYENYEKVASNVVLPPGVYTLQDLRAFGKEKGWCPYFLARYMVRSANVVVYSYQYLLDPKVAGIISKEMQRESVVVFDEAHNIDNVCIEALSVSVRRQTLEGATRNINRMSQEVERLKATDAGRLRAEYNRLVEGLAQKGNLPISDAWFTNPTLPEDILKEAVPGNIRRAEHFLSVLRRLVQYFKGRLEAENVEKEGPVTFVASINTQVGIDQKMLRFCYDRLHSLLLTLEITDTDEFLHIQSICDLATLVGTYTRGFSIIIEPFDERMPHIPDPVLQLCCHDASLAIKPVFERFQSVVITSGTLSPIDLYPRLLNFDPKVSRSFTMSLTRDCICPMVLTRGSDQLPVSTKYDLRSDPGVEKNYGKLLLEMVSVVPDGVVCFFVSYSYMDGIVNSWHESGILKEIMQHKLVFIETQDVVETTLALDNYRRACDCGRGAVFFSVARGKVAEGIDFDRHYGRLVIMFGVPFQYTLSRVLLARLEYLRETFQIKEGDFLTFDALRQAAQCVGRVIRSKADYGMMIFADKRYSRHDKRSKLPGWILSHLRDAHLNLSTDMAVHIAREFLKRMAQPYDKTGAIGKKTLMSQEDLEKMPSNGGGVGGMFR; this is encoded by the exons ATGAAGTTCCAAATCGAAGATGTGACGGTCTACTTCCCCTACGACAACATTTACCCTGAACAGTACGAATACATGATCGAACTCAAACGCGTTCTCGATGCCAAGGGCCATTGCCTCCTGGAAATGCCTACAGGAACCGGAAAAACCATAGCCCTCCTATCTCTAATCACTAGTTACTCTTTATCAAAACCCTCGAGTTCTCTAAAGCTCATATACTGCACCCGCACTGTGCACGAGATGGAGAAAACCCTGGCAGAATTGAAATTCTTGTACAAGTATCAGGTTCAGATGTTGGGTCCTTCAGCAGGGATTCTTGCTCTAGGGCTTTCTTCGAGGAAGAATTTGTGTGTTAATCCGAATGTGTTGTCGGCAGAGAATCGAGATTCGGTGGATGCTGCTTGTAGGAAGTTGACGGCAAGTTGGGTGAGAGCAATGGCCATCGAGAATCGGAATGTACCGACCTGTGGGTTTTATGAGAACTATGAGAAGGTTGCCTCTAATGTGGTTTTGCCTCCAGGGGTTTATACGCTACAG GATTTGAGGGCATTTGGGAAAGAAAAAGGGTGGTGTCCGTACTTTTTAGCACGTTATATGGTGCGGTCAGCTAATGTGGTGGTTTATAGCTACCAGTACCTTCTTGATCCCAAGGTTGCGGGAATAATATCAAAGGAGATGCAGAGAGAGTCTGTTGTGGTGTTTGACGAGGCTCACAATATTGACAATGTGTGCATTGAGGCTCTTAGTGTCAGTGTAAGGAGACAGACACTTGAAGGGGCAACTAGGAATATTAATAGAATGTCTCAGGAGGTTGAAAG GTTAAAGGCCACCGATGCTGGTCGATTGCGTGCAGAATACAACCGTCTTGTTGAGGGTTTGGCACAAAAGGGGAACCTTCCTA TTTCTGATGCCTGGTTCACAAATCCAACCTTGCCTGAGGATATACTAAAAGAAGCCGTTCCTGGAAATATAAGGCGTGCCGAGCATTTCTTATCTGTTTTACGCAGATTAGTCCAATATTTCAAAGGGAGACTGGAAGCAGAAAATGTAGAAAAGGAAGGACCGGTGACATTTGTTGCTTCTATCAATACACAAGTTGGAATCGACCAGAAAATGCTACGGTTTTGCTATGATCGGCTTCACTCGCTTTTGTTAACATTGGAGATAACAGACACGGATGAGTTTTTACATATCCAATCAATTTGTGATTTGGCAACACTTGTTGGGACCTACACTCGAGGATTTTCTATTATCATTGAACCATTTGATGAAAGAATGCCACATATTCCTGACCCTGTCCTTCAG CTCTGTTGCCATGATGCTTCTCTTGCAATAAAGCCTGTATTTGAAAGATTTCAATCAGTTGTAATTACATCTGGGACACTCAGCCCCATTGATCTGTACCCTCGCCTTTTAAATTTTGATCCCAAGGTTAGTCGAAGCTTTACAATGTCCTTAACGAGGGATTGCATATGCCCGATGGTCCTCACACGTGGGag TGATCAGCTTCCTGTGAGCACAAAATATGATTTGAGAAGTGACCCTGGGGTGGAAAAAAATTATGGGAAGCTTTTGCTGGAGATGGTATCTGTTGTTCCGGATGGAGTAGTGTGTTTCTTTGTCAGCTACTCTTATATGGATGGGATTGTTAATAGTTGGCATGAATCTGGAATTCTGAAG GAGATAATGCAGCATAAACTTGTGTTCATTGAGACACAGGATGTAGTTGAAACTACATTGGCATTGGACAATTACCGAAGAGCTTGTGACTGCGGGAGAGGTGCTGTTTTTTTCTCTGTTGCCAG gggAAAAGTGGCTGAAGGTATAGACTTTGATAGGCATTATGGCAGACTTGTAATCATGTTTGGTGTTCCTTTTCAATACACATTGAGCAG AGTATTGCTTGCAAGATTGGAATATTTGCGGGAGACTTTCCAGATAAAAGAGGGCGATTTTTTAACATTTGATGCTTTG AGACAAGCTGCTCAATGTGTGGGCCGAGTTATTCGATCCAAGGCAGATTATGGTATGATGATCTTTGCCGACAAAAG ATATAGCCGTCATGACAAGCGCTCAAAATTACCTGGTTGGATTCTCTCCCATTTACGGGATGCTCACCTGAACTTGAGTACTGACATGGCTGTGCATATAGCAAGAGAG TTCTTGAAGAGGATGGCTCAGCCATACGATAAGACTGGTGCAATTGGTAAGAAAACCCTCATGTCACAAGAAGACTTGGAGAAAATGCCGTCCAATGGAGGCGGAGTTGGAGGAATGTTTAGATGA